GGTGCTCGTTCTCAATGAGCGCGAACCGTACGTTGCCCTCTCCGTACGGCCCGAATCCGACGCCGGGCGAAACCGCCACGAGCGCCTCCTGCAGCAGCTTTTTCGAAAACTCGAGCGATCCCATCTCCCGGAACGGCTCTGGAATCGGCGCCCAGACGAACATCGAACCCTTGGGCGGCTCGATGGGCCAGCCGGCGCGCGTGAGCCCGTCGCAGAGCACGTTACGGCGCTTGCGGTAGACCTCGCAGATTTTGTGGACGTCGTCTTCGCACTCGCGCAACGCGATGATCCCGGCGATCTGAAGCGGCTGGAAGATTCCGTAGTCGAGATAGCTCTTGATGCGGGCGAGGGCCTTGATCATCTTTTGGTTGCCGAGGCAGAAGCCCATCCGCCAGCCGGCCATGTTGTAGGACTTCGACATGGAGAAGATCTCCACGGCCACTTCCTTTGCGCCGTCGACCTCGAGGATGCTCGGCGCTTTGTAGCCGTCGAAGCAGAGGTCGGCGTAGGCGAAGTCGTGGACGACCATCGTACCGTGCTCGAGCGCCAGAGCGACGATGGCCTTCATGAAATCGAGGTCGACGGTGTGGGTGGTGGGGTTGTGCGGGAACGAGATCAGGATCATCGCCGGCTTCTTGTTCGACTTCTTGTAGATGTCGTGGAGCCGGTTGAGGAACTCGGCCGGCGTGGGCATGGGGATGGTGCAGGCGTGGCCCTCGGCCATGATCACGCCCCATTGGTGGATGGGGTAGGCCGGGTTGGGCGAGGCGACGACATCGCCGGGGCCGATCACGGCGAACAGCAGGTGCGCCAGCGCGTCCTTGGCGCCGATGGTGGCGATGGCTTCCGTCTCCGGGTCGAGCTCGATGCCGTAGTTCTTCTTGTAGCGCTTGCAGATCTCCAGGCGCAGATTCGGCAACCCGCGCGACATGGAATACCGGTGATTTCGCTTGTCGCGGGCCGCTTCGGCCAGCTTTGAGACGATCGTCCGCGGCGTGGCTCCATCGGGGTTTCCCATCCCGAAGTCGATCACATCGTACTGGGCTGCCCGCAGTTGCGCCTTCATCTCGTTCACCTGGGCGAAGACATACGGGGGCAGCTTTTGGATGCGATAGAACTCTTCGGAAGAGAGTGACATAGGTCCTCCTATTTTAGCTTTTGAAAGGCTTGCGCCGCCGATTTCCCTTGACGTGTGATACCAAAGTGATATCATTTTGATAGAGCATACAAGGAGTCACTCTAGAATGTTGAAAGAAAAAGAAATTCACGCGCCGTCCGGGATCGGGATGTTCGTCCTGCTGCTCGCGCTGCTGGCGGTGGTGGCGTGGTCGTTCTTCACGGGGTTTGAGAAGTCGGCGGTTTGGATTCTGGGGCATTTGTTCGTCTTCATCACCCTGCTGGTGGCGTTCGGCGGACTGTTCGGGGTGCAGCCCAACCAGGGCGTGGTGCTGCAACTTTTCGGCCGGTACAT
This DNA window, taken from Bryobacteraceae bacterium, encodes the following:
- a CDS encoding aminotransferase class I/II-fold pyridoxal phosphate-dependent enzyme, whose protein sequence is MSLSSEEFYRIQKLPPYVFAQVNEMKAQLRAAQYDVIDFGMGNPDGATPRTIVSKLAEAARDKRNHRYSMSRGLPNLRLEICKRYKKNYGIELDPETEAIATIGAKDALAHLLFAVIGPGDVVASPNPAYPIHQWGVIMAEGHACTIPMPTPAEFLNRLHDIYKKSNKKPAMILISFPHNPTTHTVDLDFMKAIVALALEHGTMVVHDFAYADLCFDGYKAPSILEVDGAKEVAVEIFSMSKSYNMAGWRMGFCLGNQKMIKALARIKSYLDYGIFQPLQIAGIIALRECEDDVHKICEVYRKRRNVLCDGLTRAGWPIEPPKGSMFVWAPIPEPFREMGSLEFSKKLLQEALVAVSPGVGFGPYGEGNVRFALIENEHRSRQAIRSIKQFLREKP